A window of Desulfobacterales bacterium genomic DNA:
GTTCAAGCACCCCCTGCTATAGGAATAACGTAGAAAAGAACGGCAAAAAAATGCAGGACGCTGCCGGCCAGTACAAAAACATGCCAGATCATGTGGTTATAGGGCAGCCGCCGCCAGACATAAAACCCGACCCCGGCGGTATACGCCATGCCTCCCAGAATCAGGAGCACCAGTCCGCCCGTAGCAACCGAAGCCAGCAGGGGTTTAATGGCGATCACGACCGCCCAGCCCATGGCTACGTAAAGCGCCAACGACACGGAGGCCCACCGGCAAAGCACCGTCGACTGAAAGGCAATCCCCAGAATCGCCAGTCCCCAGATGGCCCCCAACAGGGACCAGCCCCAGGGTCCGTTCAGGTTTACCAGCATGAACGGGGTATAAGTTCCGGCGATCAGAAGATAAATGGCCGAATGGTCCAGAATCCGAAGCACCCGCTTGGCTCCGGGCAGCTGTATGCTGTGATACAGCGTAGATGCGGTGTAGGAAAGAACCAGGGTGGCCCCGAACACGCTACAGGCGACAATGTGCCAGGCGTTTCCGTAAAGGCATGCGAAGGTGACCAGAACGGCCAGTCCGGCAATCGACAGCACGGCACCCACACCGTGCGTCACGCTGTTGGCAATCTCCTCGCCCAGACTGTATCTGGGCCGGCTGATTTCTGCGATCATGATTTGACCTCATTTTTTTACCTGACATCGTTGAGCGTCCGAATTTATGATAATTTACCTCAACTTTTTTGAAGGGTCTTTCATATTGAACGGCTTGACCCTCCTCCTTTGCCGGATGGCTTCAATGCCTGACCATTGAGCCCCTCTGAAGATGGAGGCACAATCACCATCAAACCGCACAGAAGGTGACCCATGAATCAACTTATAGAAAGTTTTTCAAATCTCGTCAAGGGCAGGATTACCGGATCTGATCGTAACGTTTTCAAGGGGTTTATTCTTCCTTTGACGGCATCCGCTGTAAAATGACATCGGGCAGTGTCCGAACGTATCTGACAGATTGCAAAAACGACTCATTGGCACACATCGATGTACTGCGGGGACAGCCCATCTCCGGTTTATCAATGCATCGCTCAAATGGCACCGCCTTTGAACTGCGTTAAGAGGCTAAACGGGTGCCCCCTTCGGTGAGGCCGCACAGCTCATTCCTGATCCTCGCCACATCCCCATCTTCCAGATACTCGTCAAAGCCCATCACCCGGTCTATCACGCCGCCGGGAGTGATCTCCACAATCCGGTTCGCTACGGTGGATACCAGCTCATGGTCATGCGAGCAGAACAGCACCACCTCGGGAAATGAGATGAGCGCGTCATTCAGAGAGGTAATCGATTCCAGGTCCAGGTGGTTGGTCGGCTCATCCATGATCAGGGCATTGGCGCCCGTAAGCATCATTCTGGAAAACATGCAGCGGACCCGCTCCCCGCCGGAAAGCACTCTCGTTTTCTTAAACACTTCCTCCCCAGAAAAGAGCATTCTCCCCAGAAACCCTCTGGAAAAGCTCTCACCCTCCGTAGGCGGAATGAACTGGCCGAGCCACTGAAGCAGGTTCAAGTCGTTGTTAAAATACGCGCTGTTTTCTTTCGGAAAGCAGGCGTAAGAGATGGTCGTCCCCCATCGAAAGCTTCCGCTGTCCGGCTCCAGTTCCCCTGCCAGAATCTGGAAAAGGGTCGTCTTGGCAAGACTGTTGCCACCCACAAAGGCGATCTTGTCCCCGCTGTTTACCGTCAGATCCAGATCTTTCAAAACCGGCACACCGTCTATTGCCCTGGACAGTCCCTCTATTTCCAGAATGACATTTCCGCATGGACGTTCGGGCTTAAAAACAATGAACGGATACTTTCTCGAAGAGACCGGCATATCCTCCAGGGTAAGCTTTTCCAGAAGTTTTTTCCTCGATGTTGCCTGCCTGGCCTTGGACGCGTTTGAGCTGAAACGCTGGATGAACGCCTTCAGTTCATTTGCCTTGTCCGTGGTCTTTCGGTTTTCGTTCTGCTTCTGCTTCAGGACAAGCTGGCTTGCCTGATACCAGAAGTCATAGTTTCCCGCGTAGACCCGGATCGCCCCAAAATCGATATCTGCCGTGTGGGTACAGACCTGGTTGAGAAAACGCCGGTCATGGGAGACAACGATAACGGTGTTTTTAAACCGGAAAAGAAACTCCTCCAGCCAACCAATGGACTTTAAATCCAGGTGGTTTGTCGGCTCGTCCAGAAGCAGCACGTCCGGGTTGCCGAACAGGGCCTGTGCAAGAAGCACACTGACCTTCTCCCCGCCCTCGAGTTCCTTCATTTTCTTCTGGCAAAGCGCCTCGGGGATGCCGAGACCCTTCAGGAGTACCGCCGCTTCCGCCTCTGCCTCGTACCCGTTCAACTCCGCGAATTCCATCTCCAGTTCCCCGGAGCGAATCCCGTCCGCCTCAGTAAACTCGGCCTTCGCGTAGATGGCCTCCCGCTCGGCCATCAATTCATGAA
This region includes:
- a CDS encoding hemolysin III family protein, producing the protein MIAEISRPRYSLGEEIANSVTHGVGAVLSIAGLAVLVTFACLYGNAWHIVACSVFGATLVLSYTASTLYHSIQLPGAKRVLRILDHSAIYLLIAGTYTPFMLVNLNGPWGWSLLGAIWGLAILGIAFQSTVLCRWASVSLALYVAMGWAVVIAIKPLLASVATGGLVLLILGGMAYTAGVGFYVWRRLPYNHMIWHVFVLAGSVLHFFAVLFYVIPIAGGA
- a CDS encoding ATP-binding cassette domain-containing protein, yielding MINATNVTLSYGKRVLFKDVNIKFAPGNCYGLIGANGAGKSTFLKILAGDVEPDQGEISMGPGERMAVLRQDHFAFDEETVINTVIMGHKRLHELMAEREAIYAKAEFTEADGIRSGELEMEFAELNGYEAEAEAAVLLKGLGIPEALCQKKMKELEGGEKVSVLLAQALFGNPDVLLLDEPTNHLDLKSIGWLEEFLFRFKNTVIVVSHDRRFLNQVCTHTADIDFGAIRVYAGNYDFWYQASQLVLKQKQNENRKTTDKANELKAFIQRFSSNASKARQATSRKKLLEKLTLEDMPVSSRKYPFIVFKPERPCGNVILEIEGLSRAIDGVPVLKDLDLTVNSGDKIAFVGGNSLAKTTLFQILAGELEPDSGSFRWGTTISYACFPKENSAYFNNDLNLLQWLGQFIPPTEGESFSRGFLGRMLFSGEEVFKKTRVLSGGERVRCMFSRMMLTGANALIMDEPTNHLDLESITSLNDALISFPEVVLFCSHDHELVSTVANRIVEITPGGVIDRVMGFDEYLEDGDVARIRNELCGLTEGGTRLAS